In Flavivirga abyssicola, the following are encoded in one genomic region:
- a CDS encoding tetratricopeptide repeat-containing sensor histidine kinase, which produces MRKIITLIILLSISIGYSQTNEVDSLALELAYQNQDTLKVETSIKLIKSLYDINDYDRALKYIIESEKLSNNLNYSKGIAEITYYKALIYAAKDDYINAISGYEKSKALFNQLNDILGVAKVNNSIGLIEIKRGNYTKGLQFSLAAIKELEKRNLVNDLRLAYSNLADAYYNINAFDKAIEFYLKALDVQEQLNDVKGTSRSNSQLAELYSFKKEHRKAIEYYEKVLANKVTNIDSVRGRIYPKLGGEYLRFNEYDTAANYLVKGLKLNRRSRYNEGILIALNNLGDLNLQKGKEILAEKQLLEAGAIAKKIDNKTELLKHYKLMKSLDSTKERFERAFVWQRRYYDLKNKLRKDEVKIDSKIANEPVELDPDLVKPVIEKIDPAVKTDSIQPKEGFDKFKIILYALLAALAIVSTFLILIYLKRNNNIKYTQELEEKNIKIELQNVAFQEQTKHLENVNNVKDKLFSIVSHDLKDSLSSINGFIDLLKDGSLSREEFDNLIPELSENANNASLLLFNLLNWSKSQMQSLEPKPSLFDIQEVFEDKVKLVEQRMENKGITLTDHSLRDFAYADRSMFEIVIQNLLANALKFCKNGDTITISNHISNGSCIISIADTGIGISKQNLEKLFKNSSFTTVGTNNEKGTGLGLSICKELIELNNGKIWVESTQGVGSTFYVQLPKSRPNGD; this is translated from the coding sequence ATGAGGAAAATAATTACTTTAATTATACTTTTATCTATATCGATTGGTTATTCCCAAACTAACGAGGTGGATAGTCTTGCCTTAGAATTAGCTTATCAAAATCAAGATACTTTAAAAGTAGAGACTTCTATAAAACTTATTAAATCGCTTTATGATATAAACGATTATGATAGAGCTCTAAAATATATTATTGAAAGTGAAAAACTTTCTAATAATTTAAACTATAGTAAAGGTATAGCTGAAATCACTTATTATAAGGCATTAATTTATGCTGCAAAAGACGATTATATAAATGCCATTAGTGGTTATGAAAAATCTAAAGCTTTATTTAATCAATTAAACGATATCCTTGGTGTTGCCAAAGTGAATAACAGTATTGGTTTAATTGAAATTAAGCGAGGAAATTATACTAAAGGTTTACAATTCTCGCTTGCTGCTATTAAAGAATTAGAAAAAAGGAACTTAGTTAATGACTTGCGATTAGCTTATAGTAATTTAGCAGATGCTTATTATAATATTAATGCTTTCGATAAAGCCATAGAATTTTATTTAAAAGCCCTAGATGTTCAGGAGCAACTAAACGATGTTAAGGGTACAAGCCGATCTAACAGTCAATTAGCCGAATTATATTCTTTTAAAAAGGAACATAGAAAGGCGATAGAATATTACGAAAAAGTATTAGCCAATAAAGTAACAAACATTGATTCTGTACGCGGACGTATCTATCCTAAACTAGGTGGTGAATATTTAAGGTTTAATGAGTATGATACTGCGGCTAATTATTTAGTAAAAGGGCTAAAACTTAATAGACGCAGTCGTTATAATGAAGGTATATTAATTGCCCTGAATAACCTTGGTGATTTAAATTTACAAAAAGGCAAAGAAATCTTAGCTGAAAAACAATTACTTGAAGCTGGTGCTATCGCTAAAAAAATAGATAATAAAACCGAATTGCTTAAGCATTACAAGCTAATGAAATCGTTAGATTCTACTAAAGAACGATTTGAAAGAGCATTTGTTTGGCAACGTCGATATTATGACTTAAAAAATAAGCTTAGAAAAGATGAAGTAAAAATAGATTCGAAAATAGCTAATGAACCTGTAGAATTAGATCCGGATTTGGTCAAACCCGTTATAGAAAAAATCGATCCTGCAGTGAAAACAGACTCCATACAGCCTAAAGAAGGTTTTGACAAATTTAAAATAATTCTTTACGCTTTATTAGCGGCTCTTGCCATTGTATCTACCTTTTTAATTCTAATTTATCTAAAACGTAATAACAATATAAAGTATACACAAGAATTAGAAGAAAAGAATATTAAAATTGAATTACAGAACGTCGCTTTTCAAGAGCAAACTAAACATCTTGAAAATGTTAACAACGTAAAAGACAAGCTATTTTCTATTGTTTCTCATGATTTAAAAGACTCTTTGTCTTCTATTAATGGTTTTATAGATTTACTTAAAGATGGTTCTTTATCTAGAGAAGAGTTTGATAATTTAATTCCAGAACTAAGTGAAAATGCAAACAATGCATCTCTTTTATTGTTCAATTTATTAAACTGGTCTAAATCTCAAATGCAGTCATTAGAGCCTAAGCCTAGTCTATTTGACATTCAGGAAGTTTTTGAAGACAAAGTTAAACTTGTTGAACAGCGTATGGAAAATAAAGGGATCACTTTAACCGACCATTCTTTACGTGATTTTGCTTATGCCGACAGAAGTATGTTTGAAATTGTTATTCAGAACTTGCTTGCTAATGCCTTAAAATTCTGTAAAAACGGTGATACTATTACTATTTCTAATCATATTAGCAATGGAAGTTGTATTATTAGTATAGCAGATACAGGTATAGGTATCTCTAAACAGAATTTAGAGAAACTATTCAAAAATAGTTCGTTTACCACTGTTGGTACTAATAACGAAAAGGGTACTGGTTTAGGGCTCTCAATTTGTAAAGAGCTCATAGAATTGAATAATGGTAAAATCTGGGTTGAAAGTACACAAGGTGTTGGCAGTACATTCTATGTACAATTACCCAAGTCTAGACCCAATGGTGATTAA
- the argS gene encoding arginine--tRNA ligase has protein sequence MSLQETLSNQVKQAVKSSFNVELETVEFQATRKEFAGDITVVIFPMLRFVKGNPVQIGETIGNYLVEHIGDVKGFNVVKGFLNVEISDSYYIDFFNKIKNNKTYGFVSPNAGKKAIMVEYSSPNTNKPLHLGHVRNNLLGYSVAEILKAAGTKIYKTQIINDRGIHICKSMLAWKRYGNEETPGSTGLKGDKLVGNYYVKFDQEYKKEIEGLVATGMSQEDAKKNAPILLEAQDMLLKWEAGDEETVALWKKMNGWVYDGFDITYKNLGVDFDTLYYESNTYLLGKEFVAEGLRSGVFHKEDDGSVWCDLTEDGLDKKIVLRADGTAVYMTQDIGTAIQRIKDYPDVGGLVYTVGNEQDYHFQVLFLILKKLGFEWAKNLYHLSYGMVDLPSGKMKSREGTVVDADDLIDDMANTAGEISEELGKLEGYSDEEKQALYKTIGLGALKYYVLKVDPKKRILFDPKESIDFQGNTGPFIQYTYARIQSILRKANLDDTVTLSAVERALLPKEKELLKQIQLFPEVVQNAAAQHSPALIANYTYDLVKEFNSFYQNVSILGADNDNEKTFRVQLSNTVANTIKNGFKLLGIQVPERM, from the coding sequence ATGAGCCTTCAAGAGACTTTATCTAATCAAGTAAAGCAAGCTGTAAAATCCAGTTTTAATGTTGAATTGGAAACAGTAGAATTCCAAGCAACTAGAAAAGAGTTTGCTGGAGATATAACTGTTGTTATTTTTCCCATGTTACGCTTTGTTAAAGGTAATCCGGTACAAATAGGAGAGACCATTGGCAATTATTTAGTAGAACATATAGGGGATGTTAAGGGCTTTAATGTGGTGAAAGGTTTTTTGAATGTTGAAATAAGTGATTCGTATTACATCGACTTTTTTAATAAAATAAAAAATAATAAAACCTATGGCTTTGTCTCGCCAAATGCAGGAAAAAAAGCGATTATGGTTGAGTATTCCTCACCAAATACGAATAAGCCTCTGCATTTAGGGCATGTACGAAATAATCTTTTGGGCTATAGTGTTGCTGAAATTTTAAAAGCCGCAGGAACAAAAATTTACAAAACTCAAATTATAAACGATAGAGGGATACATATTTGTAAAAGTATGTTAGCTTGGAAACGTTATGGGAATGAGGAAACTCCAGGAAGTACTGGTTTAAAGGGGGATAAGTTAGTAGGGAATTATTATGTAAAGTTCGATCAGGAATATAAAAAAGAGATTGAAGGCTTAGTAGCTACTGGAATGTCTCAGGAAGACGCTAAAAAGAATGCTCCTATTTTATTGGAAGCCCAAGACATGCTTTTAAAATGGGAAGCTGGTGATGAAGAGACGGTGGCACTTTGGAAGAAAATGAACGGTTGGGTGTATGATGGTTTTGATATCACCTACAAAAACTTAGGTGTAGATTTCGATACGTTATATTATGAAAGTAATACCTATTTATTAGGAAAGGAATTTGTTGCTGAAGGCCTACGATCTGGTGTTTTTCATAAAGAAGATGACGGCTCTGTTTGGTGTGATTTAACCGAAGATGGGCTAGATAAAAAAATTGTATTACGTGCTGATGGTACTGCGGTATATATGACACAGGATATTGGTACGGCCATACAACGTATTAAAGATTATCCAGATGTTGGGGGCTTGGTATATACGGTTGGTAATGAGCAAGATTATCACTTTCAGGTATTGTTTTTAATTCTTAAGAAACTTGGTTTTGAATGGGCTAAAAATTTATACCACTTAAGTTATGGCATGGTAGATTTACCTAGCGGAAAGATGAAAAGTAGAGAAGGTACTGTAGTTGATGCCGACGATTTAATTGACGATATGGCTAATACGGCTGGAGAGATTTCAGAGGAGTTAGGTAAGCTTGAAGGGTATTCTGATGAAGAAAAACAAGCTTTATACAAAACCATTGGTTTGGGAGCCTTAAAATATTATGTTTTAAAAGTAGACCCTAAAAAGCGTATTCTGTTTGACCCTAAAGAATCTATCGATTTTCAAGGCAATACAGGTCCTTTTATTCAGTATACCTATGCTAGAATTCAATCGATCTTAAGAAAAGCTAATTTGGATGATACGGTCACCTTGAGCGCAGTCGAAAGGGCTCTCCTTCCAAAGGAAAAAGAATTACTAAAACAAATACAATTATTTCCAGAAGTCGTTCAAAATGCAGCAGCACAGCATAGTCCTGCATTAATTGCTAATTATACTTACGATTTGGTTAAAGAATTCAACTCCTTTTATCAAAATGTATCCATTTTAGGCGCAGACAATGATAACGAAAAAACATTTAGAGTTCAGCTTTCAAATACAGTAGCTAACACCATTAAAAATGGGTTTAAACTGTTAGGAATTCAAGTTCCTGAAAGAATGTAG